The Leptodactylus fuscus isolate aLepFus1 chromosome 5, aLepFus1.hap2, whole genome shotgun sequence genome segment gtcgggagggagtgtcttcaggcagatgtcgcgaggcgaatcggcctgaagaatgagcgtgTCCAGAAcaaacgactcccggaaaaaagaacggaccggctcccattgatttcaatgggagacgtctttttggtcagggttttgaggcagatatggcttcaaaatcctgaccaaaaccccccgtgtgaacttgccctaaaactggcagaaaccgggtgggtcccattatagtctatgggggtctgcagataactgctttttatgtgaacagggtctccatcttttgggtcccaagcaacatagttacatagttgatgaggttggataaagacattagtccatcaagtccaacctataaccctacaacgtAGAACTAATAGCCAGTGTGACTCTAACATCCGTTATTCTGTTCCGATAAAAATAGAGCATGTCCTGTCCTATCTGAACAGAATAAATTGGAGGCCTCCGTAGAGGTAAGTGCATAACTGATTGCACTCTGATGTGCTGGAATTGgtaagatataccgtatatactcgagtataagcctagtttttcaacattgtttttgtgctgaaaaagcccccctcggcttatacttgagtcagcaaaaaaaaaataaaaatatatatatatttatatttttttttagggagggggtctatgaccagccacaatatcaatgtatagattcTCCcctaaaatagtggggaaaaaagctttaaaaaaaaaataaaaagataagttgtaaatccctcctttccctagaatacatataaaagtagaaaatgactgtgacacacatacacattaggtatccctgtgtctgacagtgcccggtctactgaatataggggagctgcagtgctcctgttccatcgggaaggggttaataggagcactgcagatcccctatattcagccaggctgaattccaagtgggggggaaaaaccccagtcctcaagctcagggacggggcagacagacaaccaaaacaccccctccccttccccagcatctactgcacccaaaaactccgaccattttaatttttgaaattttccagtagctgctgcattcccccccccctcggcttatactcgagtcaataagttttcccatttttttgtggtaaatttagggacctcggcttatattcgggtcagcttatactcgagtatataaggtactttttttttttttttgactccacccaaaactggctGTGACTATTGCCCTGCCCTGCGGAGCCATCACATCAAGTCCATGTGCTCAATGTGCATACTAAAGTCTTAAAACCGTCTCATTCCAGAAATGGCACCAGCATGATCTCTTTGATCATTCCTCCCAAAGACCAAATTTCAAGAGTGGCCAAGATGTTGGCAGATGAGTTTGGTACAGCATCTAACATCAAGTCACGTGTGAACCGTCTGTCTGTCCTGGGAGCAATTACATCTGTCCAACAGAGGCTTAAGCTCTATAATAAAGGTAAGCAGATTGGGGGGTTCTTGCCTACTTGTTGTTCATCAAATAATTGTTTGCACCCCAATAATTTTTTCCAGTACACTTTTAAATATGAtcacctgatcagtgggggctctGACCATTAAGACCCCCGTAAATCTCAGCAACGGGGCGGTTTTCCTCCTGCACTGCACATTCAGGTTGGTTGTAGGTCTGTCACTTGCTGGATgatgttcccattgacttcagtgggcgtGCTGGAGATAGTTGGGGTAAAGCACTCTGCTATATTCTGCACTCCTTGTAGAGTGAATGGGAGCTTGGGTTTTGTCCATTAACCAAGTGACATGATGGCCAGGCTGAATATGAAATATGAATATAGTCCCCGTTTCTGGAGCCAGTGGGGGTCTTAGTGGTCAAATCCCCACCAAtacagtatttatcttctatcccaggagtagggaacctttggctctccagctgctgtgaaactacaactcccagcatgctccattcacttccatgggagttccaggaacagcagagccagtatgcatgctgggagttgtagttttgcaacagctggagagccgaaagttccctacccctgactgATTGGTTCTGCTGGATTTATTACCTGAAATCCGCATAGAGCTaagtcctccttgtaggacttttatcttttgtatattttgaagtggaatggggaacggagtCCCGAACTGTCGCACTAGTCTCGCCATAGTCTGACTCGCAATGATGTCAATGCGAAACTTGGCTTTGCTTTTCATTATGCCCATCTGACGACACAAGTGTTTTCTTTCAGTACCACCAAATGGCTTAGTGGTTTACTGTGGAACAATTGTAACAGAAGAAGGAAAGGAGAAGAAAGTGAACATTGACTTTGAGCCTTTCAAACCAATCAACACATCTTTGTATTTATGCGACAACAAATTTCATACAGAGGTGAGGCCTTGAGACTTGTTCAGTTTTGTATTCACTTCATTTGTCAGGTTTTATGAGTCGTTGCCTTATCTCAGATCTGTGGGAGTAAGCTTGTATGTTTaatgtattaccgtatatactcgagcataagccaaagtaaaaacccagtcctcaagctcagggaagggccagacagacaaccaaaacaccccctccccttccccagcacacaGCATCTGCTGCAccaaaaaactccgaccattttattttttaacattttccagtagctgctgcatccccccccccccccacctatactcgagtcaataagttttcctgtttttttttttttggttttttttttgtgataaaattgggggcctcggcttatactcgggtcggcttatactctagtatatacggtaatactctGCTATAGTAGAGCTACACCTAGTGACACATGGTGTAAGAGTAAGGGGCCGCACATTGGTTAGTGCTCTGATTTTCTCACACTACAAAGCATGGCACACAGAATAATCAATGTGGCTAAGTTCACGTTCATCAGTTGAGCTGACTTTTGATTAGTTCACAATGAATTGTTCAGCCCTATCTCGGTCATTATAAAACATTGACACTTGCTTCTGGCATCACTTTCCGAAATATCAGTTGGGAACACGGGACTGGCAGCATCTGCATCTACATATAGATGTATCAATATATTTACAACTAGTGATTATGTCTCTGGAACTTTCATAGATGCCATTTTACAATGCTTGTGGTATAAAGAATAGAGTAAAGatatgcaggatttcacataaaggagccaataaagtatattacaaaatgtattaatgatgcAAATACTGCCAGGAAATGATGTTCTTCCAAATTTTAGttaagctttaaagggatcctttcattaaaatgctattttttctggctacttttagatgtcttctccgcgctgccgttcggtagaaatccgggttttcttcggtatgctaatgagctctctcacagcactgtgggcagtcctcagtgctcaaacagcactgggtgcgtccccaatgctacgagtgaactctccagcgccgcctccatctttgtgtggaacggcctctccctgtgtcttcttctggcgctggtggTTAAACTTCTGtacatgcacagtcggttctggtagagccgactgcacatgcctgcagccgtttttttttttttttttgtggctgcttacgtgAGCTTACTGCGCTTGTGCGGTACACTTCTTTTGTTTAACAGAGTACAGAGCGTAAGCgtcttcaaaaaataaaaaaaaatgcgggcatgtgcagttggctcggcCGGatggcagagctggctgtgcttgtgtagaagtttgaccccaacgccggaagaagacacaggggaggttgttccagacgaagatggagctggagatttctctgagcattggggacgctcccagtactgtttgagcgttggggctcgcccccagtgctgccagagaactcctttgcataccgaagaaaacccggatttctactgaatggcggtgtggagaagacatctaaagggaggagaagaatggctattcctacgtgttagtcagaaaaatagcattttaatgataggatccctataaGCAAGGTTTACCTTCACAATGCTAGTTGGATAATGTTCTGTACAGCTGAGTATGTGTTGGAAGATCTGACGTTCATGATAGTCCTCCATGATAGTCCACTCTCTTACTAAATCTTAGACtagctaccgtatttttcggactataagacgcattttttttcccccaaatttcggaggaaaatgagggtgcgtcttatagtctgtatgtgggtttgcagcatggccgcgctactgccaccgctggttttcttcagcggcagtagcgcggcaatccgcaggccccggcagctaagacagtccccggcatctgctgtaatagaccggcggatgccggggagtgtcttagctgccggggcctgcggattgccgcgctactgccgctgaagaaaaccagcggtggcagtagcgcggccatgctgcaaacccactgctcctccgcaggtcccgacagttagttagccccccccccggccccatacctttagcgatgcaggccggctcctgcaaggcgaggccgcaggagccggcctgttccgatgacagccgggagcctaatgaaggctcccaggcctgtcatagatatatattactatcgcggctggtctatgaccctccgcgatagtaatgtatagaatctcccatagacggcaatacacttgtattgccgtctatgggacttgcaatcaaatgattgcaggttcaagccccctaggcgggggatattaaaatagtaaaaaaaaaaaaaaaaaaaaaacacacttaaaaaaatataattaaaaaataaaataaataaaagttcacctcctttccctagaatacatataaaagtataacattactgtgaaacatatacattaggtatccctgtgtctgaaaatgcccggtctactaatatttttatgtacagtgaacgtcaaaatcaaaagtgcttttctctctgttttgcctctgaattaaataaaaggtgatctaagcaataaacattccccaaaatggtatatctaaaaagtacacctggccccacaaaaaaaacgccctatacatccccgtacagctgcagggtcacctgtcaatgtggccttgcagctgttccaaaactacaactcccatatattaaatattttaccattttttgcctgaaaattttttttccctatttttctcctctaaaacctgggtgcgtcttatagtccacgGTACTACGGTACTTTATTGACTGCTGTAGGGATATAGCTACCGTAGTTGGCTTTGTATTGTAGAGTGTATGTTATGATTGGAGTTTTGCAGAAAGGTTCTGTTTGATGGGAATAATCCATTGAATGGTATTTAATGTTAATGTGTTTTTTCAGGCTCTTACAGCTCTACTTTCTGATGACAGCAAGTTTGGCTTTATAGTAATAGATGGCAGTGGAGCTCTTTTTGGAACTCTACAAGGAAACACAAGAGAAGTGCTGCACAAATTCACTGTGGATCTTCCAAAGAAGCACGGTAAGCGGTGTTACCATCAATGGGGATAATATTCATAAACTACAGATTTATAGAATTATATGTTTACTTTGTACATTGTTAAAGGTATAAATCCGGTATGTAGCTACGGAATAAAAACTGCAgtgaaaaataaaatctgcaacacaaaattgGCACCGTTCATAAACCAGTAGGGGGCACCTTGCAGTGTAGTTTATTAAAGTGCCTGTGTGTTTACTTCTCTACTTTTATTTGATTGATATATACAAGCAGATTTGTTTAAAATAGTCTGTGGAGAGGAGTGGGGAATGGGTGAGAGAGCTTATAAAGCAGTCTATAGAATGGATGGAATCCTTTCTGTCAGGGGAAGGCTAGATAGTAACCTGGCTGTATCGTGAAAGAGAATGTTTGCAGATTTCTCTGCTTTGGGGAGCTATACTCTCAGTCCCAACTTTCACTTAAATCTCTGCTGAAttaaaggcattctatcattggtgtcagtggttttgagatagacATTATTGGATGGCCCACCAAACACCCTTTATTgacgcccctccattgcttgtgccctgtctgaccctcctcctccctcGTTGTTATTCCTGCCAGATTGCACTGCTGCATTTGACTTCTTGAGCATGCGCAGTCCCGCTCCGTTCAGGgcggtactgcgcatgcctgagcgCCATTTTGTTGTTGCTCGGTATAGAACTCTGCATACTGCTCAGTCTGCTGTTTTATAGCGATCTACACCAAAATGGTGCTTGGGCATGCGCATTATCGGGCGTCCaagcgccattttggtgtagctcgcCATAGAACAGCgtactgagcagtatgctgagctacaacaaaatggcgcttgGGCATGCACAGTACAACTCTGAACAGAGCGGAACCGCACATGTCcaagaattcaaatgcagcagcgcgATGTAGCAGGGggaacatccagggaggaggagggtcagacggggcacaagcaatggagggacgTCAAAGGTATGACGTTGGGGTGTTCGCaggccctggggaatgcccagggtgctcggtgggcTGAGATACATAATGTAATTAGCCAGGATTACAACGGAACGGCGGGAAgaaaaagaaggtagtagtagaataaccTCTTTAAAGGCTCTCCAGGAATGTCTTTTTCTCAAACCACCAACACCAataaggatccctttaaatctagcTAGGAATGCTTTAATACAGTTGTGCAGATATGGGCTCTCATCctggctgctccattcacttctgtgtgtTGCTGGTGTGTACTGTACCAGCAGGGAAGAATGAAGTAGGGGGCCAGGATACATTGAGATATACTTGGATTTTTCTGTATTCTTCTataatttcatttatttatttttcctcctACAGGCAGAGGAGGGCAGTCTGCTTTGCGTTTTGCACGTCTAAGAATGGAAAAACGTCACAACTACGTCAGGAAAGTAGCAGAAACTGCTGTGCAGCTGTTCATTTCTGGTGACAAAGTGAACGTAGCCGGTCTCGTGTTGGCTGGATCAGCTGACTTCAAAACGGAGCTAAGTCAGTCTGATATGTTTGATCAGGTAAGAGGTTTATTACGGTTAAAGTTCATTGTTGCTGAGGCTTGGTGCGTGCCATACACGTTACAGACTGACACCAGCAATTGGATACAGACACTGTCAGAAGTTTGAATACGAGGTAGTAGCTGTCAGAaaaggaggatttttttttttttattattctaagTTGCGTATCAAAGggatacacgtaggaatagccttaagaaaggctattcttctcctacctttagatgtcttctccgcaccgctgttcggtagaaatctgggttttcttcggtatgcaaatgagttccctcgcagcactgtgggcgtccccaatgctgcgagagaactctccagcgacgcctccatcccTGAGttgtcttccgtcctgggtttcaatcttctaggcctcgggaagagccgactgcgcatgcccgcggccacaagaaaatggctgcttacacagtaaactggtgtaagcggccattttcttgtggcccaggcatgcacagtcattcCTGAACCAAAGGGTCGCTacagttatatacagtattgtgagCTTGTATCCTTTGGTAGTATTACAACAGCACCATATAACACTAGCCCTATAGGCACTCTAACAGAGTAAGATGCCATCACACCTGTATACATGCCCACTCTTGTGAATGTAGATCGTCTGCTTTTAATTGACTGTAAACGTTTCGCTTCTCCCTAGCGATTGCAATCCAAAGTTCTGAAGCTAGTAGATATCTCTTACGGCGGAGAGAATGGTTTTAACCAAGCCATTGAACTATCGACAGAAGTCCTTTCAAATGTGAAATTTATCCAAGAAAAGAAGCTAATAGGTAAGAAGTATATAGACCGTCTAGATGTAAATAATACAATTGTAAACTTTCggcactctcccccccccccccccccccatagagaaACTTGGATGTTTGATTGTCACATTTGTCATGTGTGTGTTTGCTGCCGTACCTATACATGGCAACCACAAGTGGAAGGTTTTCATAAGAGAATCATTATTCTGTATTAGGTTTCCCATTCATTTGACACTGATCACGCAAAGCGCCTACTTTGCAAAGATAAGCTGTGACTTGTATGGTCAGTAGGTTGGTTGCCACTCCTTGTTGCGTTATCCTATTATGCCCATTGTATTATGTCGTGACTTAAAGTCGATTTGATCCCTTAACAGGAAGATACTTTGATGAAATCAGTCAGGACACGGGGAAGTACTGTTTTGGGGTTGAAGACACCCTAAAGGCATTGGAAATGGGAGCAGTGGAAATTCTGATAGTATACGAGAACCTGGATATCATGAGATATGTCTTACGATGTAATGGCTCCGaaggtattttttcttttttttttttcttttttccttccttgATAAAGAAAATTTTTAAAGGCCACATTGAGCACTAACGGAAGACTGACTTTTGCCTTGTCTCTCGCCCTTCTAGAAGAGAAAGTTCTTTACCTAACACCGGAACAAGAAAAAGACAAATCGCACTTCACTGACAAAGAGGTACGCTATGTGTGAGCTGGTAAACGCCTGACCACCGGGAACAGAGACGCGTAACTAGGAAAATAAACGCTAAACTTGTAAAGAGATGTGCAAAGTAAAGTAGAATTATGGTTGTAGCATTGTGGAAAGCTTGGTTCcactaccttaaaggggtattctcacaaATGACCATAATTAGATTTGTAGACttcagatttaaagggatcctagcattggatacccttttttttttctaacacgtagcaatagccttaaagaggacctttcaccacttttgggcacatgcagtgttatatactgccagaaagccgacagtgcactgagttcagcgcactgtcggctttcccgatctgtgcccggtgtaaagagcttacggtgccggtaccgtagtttcTCTATGGTCagtagggcgtttctgaccattagccagagacgtccttctgcctggaggcgccaatcgcgctgtactgtatgagcggggaggaactcccccctcccgctcctgataatgctcgtctatggacgagcgctgtgagcagagggagggggcgttcctccccgctccacagcacagcgtgattggcgccgcgaggcagaaggacgtctctggctaatggtcagaaacgcccttctgaccatagagcactacggtaccggcaccgtaagctctttacaccgggcacagatcgggaaagccgacagtgcgctgaaatcagcgcactgtcggctttctggcagtatataacactgcatgtgcccaaaagtggtgaaaggtcctctttaagaaagactattcttctccttcctttagatgtcttctccgtgccactgttcggtagaaatccaggt includes the following:
- the ETF1 gene encoding eukaryotic peptide chain release factor subunit 1; the protein is MADDPSAADRNVEIWKIKKLIKSLEAARGNGTSMISLIIPPKDQISRVAKMLADEFGTASNIKSRVNRLSVLGAITSVQQRLKLYNKVPPNGLVVYCGTIVTEEGKEKKVNIDFEPFKPINTSLYLCDNKFHTEALTALLSDDSKFGFIVIDGSGALFGTLQGNTREVLHKFTVDLPKKHGRGGQSALRFARLRMEKRHNYVRKVAETAVQLFISGDKVNVAGLVLAGSADFKTELSQSDMFDQRLQSKVLKLVDISYGGENGFNQAIELSTEVLSNVKFIQEKKLIGRYFDEISQDTGKYCFGVEDTLKALEMGAVEILIVYENLDIMRYVLRCNGSEEEKVLYLTPEQEKDKSHFTDKETGQEHELIESMPLLEWFANNYKKFGATLEIVTDKSQEGSQFVKGFGGIGGILRYRVDFQGMEYQGGDDEFFDLDDY